From the Fictibacillus halophilus genome, the window TGAGTGCATGCTTCTTGATGCGATCGACCGCTTCATATCCTGCTTCGATGTTCACACCTGCTTGCTTATATGCTTCTGCCATCGTCTTCTCCCCCTTTAAACAAGCTCTTTTTCATATGGTAAAACAGTATCTGGATAAATTTCCGTTGGATATCGTCCTGTAAAACAAGCTAAACATTGTCCGCAGTTCGGTTCAGCATTCGAACGTCCGATGCCTTCCATCAACCCCTCTACGGAAATAAACGATAAGGAATCAGCACCAATAATCTCACGAATCTCATCAACCGAATGCTTAGATGCAATCAGTTCTGCGCGTTCGGACGTATCGATGCCGTAATAGCACGGATGCGCGATCGGTGGCGCTGTTATGCGTACGTGAACTTCTGTAGCGCCTGCAGCACGCAGCATCTTCACGATTCGTCGGCTCGTCGTTCCGCGTACGATTGAGTCATCGACCATCACGACACGCTTTCCTTCTACGATTCCTCGAACCGGGGAAAGCTTCATCTTTACACCAAGTTCACGAAGCTCTTGAGAAGGTTGGATGAACGTACGCCCGACATAGCGATTTTTGATCAACCCGATCTCATATGGAATACCGGATGCTTCCGCATAACCGATCGCAGCTGAGATACTAGAATCAGGCACACCGGTTACAACATCCGCTTCAATCGGCGCTTCTTCATACATCTTTTTCCCAAGACTTTTACGAGCCGCATGAACATTGATTCCTTCGATGTTGCTGTCTGGTCGTGAAAAATAAATATATTCCATCGAACACATAGAGCGTTGTACTGACGTCGAAAAAGTATCAACGGTTAATCCATCTTCATTAATGATCAAAAGTTCTCCCGGCTGCACGTCACGCACATATGTTGCACCGACTACGTCGAACGCACACG encodes:
- the purF gene encoding amidophosphoribosyltransferase, giving the protein MLADIKGLNEECGVFGIWGHPDAAQLTYYGLHSLQHRGQEGAGIVVTDGERLRIHKGSGLVNDVFSKGELEGLIGHGAIGHVRYSTAGGNELANVQPLLFRSQTSSLALAHNGNLVNANALKHQLESQGSIFQTTSDTEVLAHLIKRSGYFTLKEKVQNALTMLKGAYAFLVMTENEMMVALDPNGLRPLSLGMLGDAYVVASETCAFDVVGATYVRDVQPGELLIINEDGLTVDTFSTSVQRSMCSMEYIYFSRPDSNIEGINVHAARKSLGKKMYEEAPIEADVVTGVPDSSISAAIGYAEASGIPYEIGLIKNRYVGRTFIQPSQELRELGVKMKLSPVRGIVEGKRVVMVDDSIVRGTTSRRIVKMLRAAGATEVHVRITAPPIAHPCYYGIDTSERAELIASKHSVDEIREIIGADSLSFISVEGLMEGIGRSNAEPNCGQCLACFTGRYPTEIYPDTVLPYEKELV